The Ornithorhynchus anatinus isolate Pmale09 chromosome 11, mOrnAna1.pri.v4, whole genome shotgun sequence genomic interval ccccccatccccgggcgGCTGCCGGGGCGTCCGGCCCCGGgggtctccatctccatcccagcCACTTCCATCTCTTTAGGCACCAAACAAAGGGGGGAGGGGCACCGGCGACCCCGGGACCCCACCTTGAGCCCGTGCGGCCTCggcgtctcccccgctccccgccccccggggctggatgtccgccccctcccccctcctccaatctCGACGCCTCCGAGGGCCCGAGAGGCCTGGCCCAGCTGCCTGAGCAGGAAAacgtggggggaggggagcggagggaaggaaGTTTCTCCCGTTTTATTTTTCGAACAACTTCctgttgaaggcagggggaggggccggggagaagggTCTGGCCGGGAGCTTCTAGGATTTGGAAGATGGAAAAGATGGAAAGGGTCCCACCCCCTGCTGACTCAGCCCtgactcccccaaccctcccctgcAATGACAGGAAGTCctgaagggggttgggggaggagaggccccGGCCACAGCCAGGACTGAGGGGGCAgcggggaagggagagtcaaTTTCCTTGCCCTGGAAAGGAGCCGGGAGGCCTGGGGGGTTGATCAGATATCCCCACTGGGCACGGTCAgggtctcccttccctttcccttcccttcccttcccttccctttccttcccttccctgccctgccctgccctgcccttcccatccccttggcCGGGGTTTCccgccatctctcctctcctccgccggccCCTCACCAAGCGAGCCCCAACGCTCTCCTCCCCCAGGTAGGGCGGCCGAGGCAAGCAGAGGGCCCGGCGCCATGGGCCTGCGCCTGCTGGTTGGGCTGGTGCTGTCGGCGGTGCTGCCGGGTCTGGGCCGTGGGGACGGGGCTTGGTGGAACCTGGTGCCCAGGAAGACGGTGACCTATGGGGGTGAGTGCCCAGGCCTggtgggtgaggggcagagggaggccccTAGCCTGGcgaggggagggccgggaggaTAGGgatccccctcacacacacacacttctactgccctcccggcctcccctggtCCCCAGGGtcccgccgggcccccgggggctaCAGCTCTGCAGGAAGAGGCACGTTACCCACTGGGTGCCCAGCCCGTGCCTTAGGGACAGCTCCCCCCCTGGAAGGGATATGGGAACCCCTTCTCTGCCCTTGCCTTCCAAGAGAGGAGTGCTGGGagccgggcaggggacgtgccatcccctcctccaactccccccACGGAGCCCTTGGGGGCCTCCCCATCCCAACTGGCCGCAGCCCTGCTGACGTCAGCTGTTTGTGGCAGCCAGCGGGCCCTCCAGGGGCTTCGTGAGCTCACCAGCTCACCTGCTATTGTTGCCTGGGCCGCCCTGGGGCTAATGGGCCATCCGGGCTACTGGCCGATCTGACCTGGAGCCTTGGCACCggtgggtgggagcaggggaggggtcggggccagacagcgggggtggggcgggggtgcgACCGAGGAATAAGTCCagcagcctctccctccctcccccagttttGAGTCGGCCTCTTGggctcccactcctccctctccgtTTTGGGAatcgggaggggaaggaggaagcgcCCGGGCTTCCGGGCCGGACGGAGGGGCCGCTGACCCCGGCCGGGAGATCCGTCACCCTGATGACGGCTGCCTCCGGCCAGACGCTGTGGCCGAGagacccttccttccccctcgtcGGCCAGGAGCCGCTTCCGTCCTCCGGCTCGGGCCCGGGACAGGGTGAGGGACCCTAGGCGGTCAACGGGGGCCGGGGTGAGGGGCCCTGGACGGCCGGCGGGGAGCCGGCCACCACGACCCCCCTGACCATCCGCGGCCCCACAGAGCTGGCGTCCGTGGCCCGGCGCTTCTCCCACGCGGGCGTGCGGGACTTCCTGACCCTGACGCTGACCGAGACCAATGGGATCCTGTACGTGGGGGCTCGGGAGGCCCTGTTCGCCCTGGGCCTGGAGGCCCTGGAGCTGCAAggaaaggtgaggtggggggcaagggggactggggagggccaGAGGCTCATGGCAGGGTTGAGTTCGGGGGCGGGAGCAGTGCTGACTCTACCTTTCTCTCCCAGATCCCTTGGGAAGCTCCTGAAGAAAAGAAGACCGAATGTACTCAGAAGGGGAAGAGCAACCAGGTAGGGGGCTTGGGCCTGACGGAGGCCCGACGGAAGCCCGCGGGAATCGGGCCAAGGCGAGGAAGCAGTCGCcataccctctccttcccccaggccGCCGCGCTGCAGGGCAGTCACCCACCAGTGGAAGTGCGTGGGGGGCTGCTGGGACTGCTGGGACTGTTGGTCCCAGCGGGCCAACCAGAACAACCACGCGCCTCATTCTTTGCCCTCCCACGGCACGGGTCTGGAGGGAAGAAAGACCGGGATTGACCACTGGGGTCTCTGCTTCCTCTGTTGGGCTCCTGGGTCGAGGTGTGGGCTGCGGGGAAGCCGGGATCCACGTGCTCTTTGCCCTCTACCGGGCCGCATGCATTTCCCTATCTCTGTCTGTGCCGCTCCCGTGCCCCTCTGACCCCACGTCTCTTCCCCCAGACGGAGTGTTTCAACTTCATCCGCTTCCTGCAGCCGTACAACTCCTCCCACCTGTACACCTGTGGCACCTACGCCTTCCAGCCCAAGTGCGCCTATATCGTGagtgccgcccccggccccggccccggccccgcccccggcccctccacacCCCTCGCCAcgccgggacccccgcccggcTCCGGCTCACACGTTGTTCTCCCGGGCGTAGGACACGGCCACGTTCTCCCTGGagcggggggagatggaggacggCAAGGGCAAGTGTCCCTACGACCCGACCACGGGTCACACCGGCCTCATCGTGGGTGAGTGAGGCGGCCCTTTGGCCTACGGACCGGACTGCCCACTGCAGGAAgcggggtcccgggggagggCTGGGCCACCGTTGCCCGCTGTAGGCCTGCTGGGGGACTGGAGGGTGGACCTGGGGCCAGCTACAgagttcccccctgcccccacccgccccacccGGCTTCTGACCATTAGACCATCAACCCCTCGCTTCCCCCGCAGACGGCGAGCTGTACTCAGCGACCCTTAACAATTTTCTGGGCACGGAATCCGTCATCCTCCGCAACCTGGGCCCCCACCGCTCCATGAAGACGGAGTACCTCATCTCTTGGCTCAACGGTGAGGCCCCCCACCTTGCTCCGTCCCTCCGCTGCGGCCTGTGGGGAGGGCGGACCGGCGTgcacccccaccgccccctcccccaggctccccGGGTCTAacccccggccgcccctcctccccgcagaGCCCCGTTTCGTGGGTTCGGCCCACGTGCCCGAGAGCGTGGGGAGCGCCTCGGGAGATGACGACAAGATCTACTTCTTCTTCAGCGAGCGCGCGGTCGAGTACGACTGCTACGCCGAGCAGGTGGTGGCCCGCGTGGCCCGCGTGTGCAAGGTGCGGCCAGGGTGTGAGCAGGAGGGCCGTCGGGCAGGGCAGCACGGGGCCGCCTAGGGCCGGGACAAGCTCCCCGGACCTCACCGCCCTCCTCTCCACGGCGCAGGGGGATGTTGGGGGCGCACGGACGCTGCAGAAGAAGTGGACGACGTTTCTGAAGGCGCGGCTGGTCTGCGCCGCCCCCGACCGCCAGCTCCACTTCAACCAGCTCCAGGCCCTGCACACCCTGCCGGGGCCCACCTGGCCCAACACCACCTTCTTCGGGGTCTTCCACGCCCGCTGGTGAGGGATCCCCGGGCGGCGGGGACcgggctggggggcagaggggtgccTGCCGGGCTCCGACTGACCCGGCGCGTCCGCCGGTCCGTCCGCAGGGGCGACGTGGACCTCTCGGCCGTGTGCCAGTACCAGCTGGCGGACGTGCAGCGGGTGTTCGAGGGGCCCTACAAGGAGTACCGGGAGCAGGCGCAGAAGTGGAGCCGCTACACCGACCCCGtgcccagcccccggcccggctcggtGAGTCCCCCGTCCCTGTCTCACCGGCCCCTGGGCAGCACGGGGccgtctcctcttcttcctctcttcctcctcctcgtcctcatcTTTCCGCCCCCCACCTACTGGCCTTTCTGCCCCGGCACAGTGCATCGACGCGTGGCACCGTCGGAACGGCTACGCCAGCTCCCTGGAGCTCCCCGACAACACCCTCAACTTCGCCAAGAAGCACCCGCTCATGGAGGGGCAGGTGGGGCCGCGATGGGGCCGCCCGCTGCTGGTGAAGAAGGACGCCAACTTCACGCGACTGGTGGCCGACCGCGTGGCCGGCGCGGACGGGACGGCCTATGACGTGCTCTTCATCGGGACGGgtacggggcccggggccggaagggtcggggtgcggggggggggtctctggctTCCgtgacctcccctccctcacGCCATCCCCACCGTCCTGCAGAGAAGGGCTGGCTGCTTAAGGCCGTGAGCCTGGGGCCCCGCGTCCACGTGATCGAGGAACTGCAGGTGTTTGACCAGGAGCCGGTGgagagcctggtcctggcccgGGACAAGGTAGGGCCACCTTGTCCGGCCCTtggcctcccacccctctccttcctcctaccccccaccgcaccccgccctcccccccacctggtTCTCTCCTCCCCCGTTGCCGTCTCTTCGGCCCCCGTCCGCACTCCTCCTGACCGTCtgggccgcggcccccgccccccccgggttcCGGCTGCCGCTGACgcctcccccgtctcctcccgccccccaccccgtcacCAGAGACTGCTGTTCGCCGGCTCCCGCTCCCAGCTGGCCCAGCTGCCCCTGGCCGACTGCAGCAAGTACCGCTCCTGTGCCGACTGCGTCCTCGCCCGGGATCCCTACTGCGCCTGGAGCCCCAACACCAGCCGCTGCGTGCCGCTCCGGGGGCACCCCTGGTGAGCCGGCCTcctggcggtgggggcgggggcccgggggcggagcTGGGGCGGGACCGACTTGGGTGAGGGGGGAACGACTCCTCACCCtgacccctcccccgcctcctgcccctcatccccgccccatctcccaggtccctgctgctCCAGGACATCGCCAGCCCGGATCCGACACTCTGCAGCTCACGGGTCAGCAGGAAAGGTGAGTCCGCAGCCTGtccgccggggtcgggggggccccgggggtgggggagctggaggCGAGGTGGAGAAAGAACCGGAACCCAGCAGGCCCCGGGGGTGCCGAGGAGGAGAGTGGCGCTCCCCGGACACAAACCCACCTGGccgacctcccctctccctgccgcaGTCAAGATCACGCCCAAGAACATCACCGTGGCGGTGGGCACGGACCTGGTGCTGCCGTGCCGCCTGTCCTCCAACCTGGCCCGGGCCCGCTGGA includes:
- the SEMA4C gene encoding semaphorin-4C yields the protein MGLRLLVGLVLSAVLPGLGRGDGAWWNLVPRKTVTYGELASVARRFSHAGVRDFLTLTLTETNGILYVGAREALFALGLEALELQGKIPWEAPEEKKTECTQKGKSNQTECFNFIRFLQPYNSSHLYTCGTYAFQPKCAYIDTATFSLERGEMEDGKGKCPYDPTTGHTGLIVDGELYSATLNNFLGTESVILRNLGPHRSMKTEYLISWLNEPRFVGSAHVPESVGSASGDDDKIYFFFSERAVEYDCYAEQVVARVARVCKGDVGGARTLQKKWTTFLKARLVCAAPDRQLHFNQLQALHTLPGPTWPNTTFFGVFHARWGDVDLSAVCQYQLADVQRVFEGPYKEYREQAQKWSRYTDPVPSPRPGSCIDAWHRRNGYASSLELPDNTLNFAKKHPLMEGQVGPRWGRPLLVKKDANFTRLVADRVAGADGTAYDVLFIGTEKGWLLKAVSLGPRVHVIEELQVFDQEPVESLVLARDKRLLFAGSRSQLAQLPLADCSKYRSCADCVLARDPYCAWSPNTSRCVPLRGHPWSLLLQDIASPDPTLCSSRVSRKVKITPKNITVAVGTDLVLPCRLSSNLARARWTFGGRDLPAEQPGSPLYDPRLQALVVLAAQPRHAGAYHCFSEEQGARLAAEGYLVAVAAGPAVTLEARAPLESLGLVWLAVVALGAVCLVLLLLVLSLRRRLREELEKAGAKAAERTLVYPLELPKEPAGPPFRPGPDPDDKLWDPAGYYYSDGSLKIVPGHARCQPGGGPPSSPPGIPGQPLPSPTRLHLGGGRPAGGANGYVRLQLGGEERAGPGHPLPELADELRRKLQQRQPLPDSNPEESSV